In Achromobacter spanius, the following proteins share a genomic window:
- a CDS encoding SDR family oxidoreductase, with amino-acid sequence MFRADLFRGQRILVTGGGTGLGLAMAEQLASLGATVHLCGRRQAVVEEAAAGLRAKYGTHAYAHAVDIRDADAVDAMVEGIWTTHGGLDGLINNAAGNFISPTEKLSARGFNAIADTVFRGTFYMTQAVGKRWIASDTRGAVVSIVVTWVWTGSPFVVPSAMSKAGIDAMTKSLAVEWGRHGIRLNAIAPGVIPTEGATARLRPNGDGQDALTQQNPMRRLGTGHDIGELAAFLLGPGNDWINGQTIALDGGDYLANGAYFKQYFDWSDDDWAAARAAIEARTAQDKAQRAGKPA; translated from the coding sequence ATGTTCCGCGCGGACCTGTTCCGCGGCCAGCGCATCCTCGTCACGGGGGGCGGCACGGGGCTGGGGCTGGCCATGGCCGAACAATTGGCCTCGCTGGGCGCCACCGTGCATTTGTGTGGCCGCCGCCAGGCCGTGGTGGAAGAAGCCGCTGCCGGGCTACGCGCCAAGTACGGCACCCATGCCTACGCGCATGCGGTCGACATCCGCGACGCCGACGCGGTGGACGCCATGGTTGAAGGCATCTGGACCACGCATGGCGGGCTGGATGGCCTGATCAACAACGCAGCGGGCAACTTCATCAGCCCCACCGAAAAATTGTCGGCGCGCGGTTTCAACGCCATTGCCGACACCGTGTTTCGGGGCACCTTCTACATGACGCAGGCGGTGGGCAAGCGCTGGATTGCGTCCGACACACGCGGCGCGGTGGTGTCGATTGTGGTGACCTGGGTATGGACCGGGTCGCCGTTCGTGGTGCCCTCGGCCATGTCCAAGGCCGGCATCGACGCCATGACCAAATCGCTGGCGGTGGAGTGGGGCAGGCATGGCATCCGCTTGAACGCCATTGCGCCGGGGGTTATTCCCACCGAAGGCGCGACGGCGCGCTTGCGCCCCAATGGCGACGGCCAGGACGCCCTGACGCAACAGAACCCCATGCGGCGACTGGGCACCGGCCATGACATCGGCGAACTGGCGGCCTTTCTGCTGGGGCCGGGCAACGATTGGATCAACGGCCAGACAATTGCGCTGGACGGGGGCGATTACCTGGCCAACGGCGCCTACTTCAAGCAGTACTTCGACTGGTCAGACGACGACTGGGCGGCCGCCCGCGCCGCCATCGAAGCGCGCACCGCGCAAGACAAGGCGCAACGCGCGGGGAAGCCGGCATGA
- a CDS encoding AMP-binding protein, translated as MTARIIAGDVSLTRDALVARGEQVAAGLAAMGVREGDVIAVLLRNGMPYLEIIQACKRLGCYYCPINWHYTADEVAFLVADSGAKVLIAEDDLWRQVHAALPTGLPALRVAGNGDAVAAARSEDGGCGDGGSGNGNSNGGNGSGDSADYNAWRNAQPRYDGPVVAPRGHMAYTSGTTGRPKGVVRQPFPVDRLAEHLAAVESVVEQAYGLRPGCRALLPAPIYHSAPSVFAQVALRVCDTLVLTARFDPLEVLRLIEQHRIDTVYLVPIMYVRLLKLDARTRASFDLSSLRFVASTGAPCAPELKRAMIDWLGPVIHETYASSEAGMVTVIDSHEALAKPGSAGRPIGPAQVRVYGDDGRVCAPGEVGRIYVRQPAYADFTYRNHPEARLAVETDGLIGLGDLGYVDEDGYLFVCDRESDLVISGGVNIYPAEIEHHLTQYPGVADCAVFGVPDAEFGERLLGLIQPAPDSDIDVQDLMQWLSMRIARYKVPRELLLRPVLPRDDNGKIAKRRLRAEFWEGQARKV; from the coding sequence ATGACGGCACGCATCATTGCCGGGGACGTGAGCCTGACGCGCGATGCGCTGGTGGCCCGGGGCGAGCAGGTTGCGGCGGGCCTGGCGGCGATGGGCGTGCGCGAAGGCGACGTCATCGCCGTGCTGCTGCGCAACGGCATGCCGTACCTGGAAATCATCCAGGCCTGCAAACGGCTGGGTTGTTATTACTGCCCCATCAACTGGCATTACACGGCTGACGAGGTGGCGTTCCTGGTAGCCGACAGCGGCGCCAAGGTGTTGATCGCCGAGGACGATCTGTGGCGTCAGGTGCACGCCGCCTTGCCTACCGGCCTGCCCGCGCTGCGGGTCGCGGGAAATGGCGATGCGGTGGCCGCCGCGCGCAGCGAAGACGGTGGATGCGGCGATGGTGGCAGTGGCAACGGCAATAGCAACGGTGGCAACGGTAGTGGCGATAGCGCCGACTACAACGCCTGGCGCAACGCACAGCCCCGCTACGACGGCCCCGTGGTCGCCCCGCGCGGCCACATGGCGTACACCTCGGGCACGACCGGCCGGCCCAAGGGCGTGGTGCGCCAGCCGTTCCCGGTAGACCGCCTGGCCGAACATCTGGCGGCGGTGGAGTCCGTGGTGGAACAGGCCTACGGCCTGCGGCCGGGCTGCCGCGCGCTGCTGCCGGCGCCGATCTACCACAGCGCGCCCAGCGTCTTCGCCCAGGTGGCCCTGCGCGTGTGCGACACGCTGGTGCTGACGGCGCGGTTCGACCCGCTTGAAGTCTTGCGCCTGATCGAGCAGCACCGCATCGACACCGTCTATCTCGTGCCCATCATGTATGTGCGCTTGCTGAAGCTGGATGCGCGCACGCGGGCGTCGTTCGACCTGTCCTCCCTGCGCTTCGTGGCGTCGACGGGCGCGCCCTGCGCGCCCGAACTCAAGCGCGCGATGATCGATTGGCTGGGGCCGGTCATCCATGAAACCTATGCGTCCAGCGAAGCGGGCATGGTGACCGTGATTGACTCGCACGAGGCGCTGGCCAAGCCCGGCAGCGCGGGGCGGCCGATCGGGCCGGCGCAAGTGCGCGTTTACGGCGACGACGGCCGCGTCTGCGCGCCCGGCGAAGTCGGCCGCATCTACGTGCGGCAGCCCGCCTACGCCGACTTCACCTACCGCAACCATCCCGAAGCCCGCCTGGCGGTGGAAACCGACGGGCTGATCGGCCTGGGCGACCTGGGCTATGTCGACGAAGACGGCTACCTGTTCGTGTGCGACCGGGAATCAGACCTGGTGATCTCGGGCGGCGTGAACATCTATCCCGCCGAAATCGAACACCACCTGACCCAGTACCCGGGCGTGGCCGACTGCGCTGTGTTTGGCGTGCCGGACGCGGAATTCGGCGAACGTTTGCTGGGGCTGATCCAGCCTGCGCCAGACAGCGACATCGACGTGCAGGACCTGATGCAATGGCTGTCCATGCGCATCGCCCGCTACAAGGTGCCGCGCGAACTGTTGCTGCGCCCGGTGCTACCGCGTGACGATAACGGCAAGATCGCCAAGCGCCGCTTGCGCGCCGAGTTTTGGGAGGGCCAGGCGCGCAAGGTATAA
- a CDS encoding LysR family transcriptional regulator, with amino-acid sequence MSALPALDLNLIQLFVTIVEAGTLSEAAMRQGVTRSHVSRNLQKLERAFGAQLIRRTTRRLELTQQGTVLYEHGARMAREVESARHALQKLGAEPTGHVRLSLPTGLGELDALRPLLVRFALEHPSLSLRVLFSNRVSDLISSEIDVALRVISQPPQDYVARELGDVKWHLCAAPDYLQRVGMPAHPRDLSRFDFLCPPGPKPQTTLRLSRKGQTYEAKLAPRLQSEYFPFLAQAARDGAGIALLPAYIVQPDLESQRLREVLPAYRAEGPGDKLFILTSPTPYPSTAQRALVAFLKRELEPLLRGYLN; translated from the coding sequence ATGTCCGCCTTGCCCGCGCTAGACCTGAACCTGATCCAGCTATTCGTGACCATCGTCGAGGCGGGCACGCTAAGCGAAGCGGCCATGCGCCAAGGGGTGACGCGGTCGCACGTCAGCCGCAACCTGCAAAAGCTGGAACGCGCGTTCGGCGCGCAGCTGATCCGGCGCACCACGCGCCGCCTGGAACTGACGCAGCAGGGCACGGTGCTGTACGAACATGGGGCGCGCATGGCGCGCGAGGTGGAATCGGCGCGACATGCCTTGCAGAAGCTGGGCGCGGAACCCACCGGCCACGTCCGCTTGTCCTTGCCCACCGGCCTGGGCGAACTGGACGCGCTGCGCCCCCTGCTGGTGCGTTTTGCGCTGGAGCATCCCAGCCTGAGCCTGCGGGTTCTGTTTTCCAACCGCGTCAGCGATCTGATTTCGTCAGAGATCGACGTGGCGTTGCGGGTGATTTCGCAGCCCCCGCAAGACTACGTGGCCCGCGAGCTGGGCGACGTGAAATGGCATTTGTGCGCCGCCCCCGATTATTTGCAGCGCGTGGGCATGCCCGCGCACCCGCGCGACCTGAGCCGGTTCGACTTCCTGTGCCCGCCCGGCCCCAAGCCGCAGACCACGCTGCGTTTGAGCCGCAAGGGGCAAACCTATGAAGCCAAGCTGGCGCCCCGGCTGCAATCCGAATATTTCCCTTTTCTGGCCCAGGCCGCGCGCGACGGCGCGGGCATCGCATTACTACCCGCCTACATCGTGCAACCCGACCTGGAATCGCAGCGGCTGCGTGAAGTGCTGCCGGCCTACCGGGCAGAAGGCCCCGGCGACAAGCTGTTCATCCTGACCTCGCCCACGCCCTATCCGTCGACCGCCCAACGCGCCCTGGTCGCCTTCCTGAAGCGGGAACTGGAGCCGTTGCTGCGCGGCTACCTGAACTGA